From the Bacillaceae bacterium S4-13-56 genome, the window ACTTCCTGAATGAATGGCGTGTGTGACACAATGATGCGAGTGACGTTCAAGCAATGAAAATCCAACATTTTTTAAACCGGCATTGATAGCTGAAACTTGAACAAGAATATCAACACAATATCGGTCTTCTTCTACCATTTTCTGAATCCCTCTAACTTGACCTTCAATCCTTTTCAAACGATTGATAAGCTTTGCTTTTTCATCATCACTTCTTGGATTAACGGGTTTCTTATGAGGTGAAGATATAAAGTCTATATCCACTTCATAATCCTTTGAATTCACGTCTTTCACCTTCTTTTTCTTATTATTTTTCATATTGTTTTCTTAATAATTACTATACCCCCCTATAGTATTATTTTCAAGTATTTTCACTTAACGTTCATTTTTTTGACAAAAACAAAGCTTTTTCGGTTAAAATTCACCGAAAAAGCTTTGTTTTCACTTTATTTTGCTTTATTTATAGCTACTACAAGTCTATCCTCAATAACTTTAGCCTTTTCCTTAAGAGCGGGGTCATCAATATTCTCCATAAACATCGTAGGCTTTGGCATACCTATATAGTTCTTATCTCCATTTTCATAGACAACAATCTTACATGG encodes:
- a CDS encoding metal-sensing transcriptional repressor — translated: MDIDFISSPHKKPVNPRSDDEKAKLINRLKRIEGQVRGIQKMVEEDRYCVDILVQVSAINAGLKNVGFSLLERHSHHCVTHAIHSGSGEEAIDELMKVVKQFSKS